The Sulfuricurvum sp. sequence ACCCTGAAGACGCAATAAACGAATTAAATTCAAGATTTCAAGAATCGGGTATTGGATATTATTTTGAGTCTAATGAACTTATTCGTGTAGACTCTCAATACATTCATTCAGAAGCTGTTAAACCGACACTCCAACTTCTTGGCTCAGTAAAACAGTATCGAGGAGCAAACGATGAATTTCTTTCAGCTTATGAACATTATAGGCATAAACGATATAAAGAATGTCTTAATGATTGTCTAAAGTCGTTCGAAAGTTTAATGAAAGCGATACATGAAAAGCGTTCATGGTCATATGGAAAAAGTGACACTGCTAAAAAGTTAATAAATAGCTGTCTATCCAATAAGTTAGTTCCTGAATACCTACAAAATCAGTTTTTTTCAGTAAGTGCATTGCTTGAAAGTGGAATACCTACGGTTAGAAATAAAGAAGGAGGACATGGTCAAGGAGCTGAAGTATCAACAGTTCCAGAACATCTGGCTAGTTACGCTTTGCATTTGACGGCAACTAATTTATTATTTTTAGCTAATTGTGAAAAACAATATTGCAAATAAATACTGTGGGCTGAAAATAAATAGTTAATGTTA is a genomic window containing:
- a CDS encoding STM4504/CBY_0614 family protein; protein product: MAVFELFSRRQKKMKGEVQDVYIYEEIPKSLRIQIIHIIRDTIGQDKYEGRAKYAYEFIHKSLCKEYGLFTLTQNPRSDAEAVLEYFFSTKDYEKCLDIIEITFKIINIYIKDNYYNHKNSTTSTQNPEDAINELNSRFQESGIGYYFESNELIRVDSQYIHSEAVKPTLQLLGSVKQYRGANDEFLSAYEHYRHKRYKECLNDCLKSFESLMKAIHEKRSWSYGKSDTAKKLINSCLSNKLVPEYLQNQFFSVSALLESGIPTVRNKEGGHGQGAEVSTVPEHLASYALHLTATNLLFLANCEKQYCK